A stretch of the Malus sylvestris chromosome 10, drMalSylv7.2, whole genome shotgun sequence genome encodes the following:
- the LOC126587646 gene encoding uncharacterized protein LOC126587646: MIQLLFVVLFAEGVVAFLMLVKIGPLRELVIRSLDQVKMGKGPATVKTIAGTMSVILISSFISIVKIQNKGVKLGTMSPMDQVLWRTHLLEASLMGFTLFLGFIIDRMHHYLSKLIGLRGSVGASKEELDRLQKETIQLKEKEEKASQEVKQLQAKISTLTEDLKKLKLECADKDKSVETAECHVASLQKQAADLLLEYDRLLEDNQNLQNQSLGYRS; the protein is encoded by the exons ATGATTCAGCTGTTGTTCGTAGTGCTTTTCGCCGAGGGGGTAGTGGCGTTCCTTATGCTGGTGAAAATTGGGCCGTTGAGGGAGTTGGTGATAAGGAGCTTGGATCAGGTAAAAATGGGCAAGGGTCCAGCCACTGTAAAAACGATTGCAGGGACCATGTCTGTGATTTTAATCTCGAGCTTCATCAGCATTGTGAAGATCCAGAACAAAGGTGTGAAGCTTGGGACTATGTCGCCGATGGATCAGGTTCTGTGGAGGACCCACCTGCTTGAAGCTTCATTGATGG GTTTTACCCTATTTCTTGGATTCATAATTGATCGGATGCACCATTATCTCAGTAAGCTAATTGGATTGAGGGGTAGTGTGGGAGCTTCAAAAGAAGAACTTGACAGGCTTCAAAAAGAGACGATACAActtaaagaaaaggaagagaaagcTTCCCAAGAAGTCAAGCAGCTGCAAGCCAAAATCTCAACTCTAACAGAGGATTTGAAGAAGCTGAAATTGGAATGTGCGGACAAAGATAAAAGCGTTGAAACTGCCGAATGCCATGTTGCTTCCCTCCAGAAACAGGCTGCAGATCTACTTCTCGAATATGATCGCTTGTTGGAAGACAACCAAAATCTTCAGAATCAGTCTCTAGGTTATAGGAGCTGA
- the LOC126584991 gene encoding methionine--tRNA ligase, cytoplasmic-like: MDDQSDGREGNAGKNPKLPVPGKRNILITSALPYVNNIPRLGTISGCVLSADVYDRYCRLRRYIVIYICGTDEYGTATETKAKDENCTPQQICDKL, encoded by the exons ATGGATGATCAATCAGACGGCAGAGAAGGCAACGCCGGAAAAAACCCGAAGCTGCCGGTCCCTGGGAAGCGCAACATCCTCATCACAAGCGCCTTGCCCTATGTCAATAACATCCCTCGCCTTGGCACCATCAGTGGCT GTGTTCTAAGTGCGGATGTTTACGATCGATATTGTCGCCTTCGCAGGTACATTGTGATATACATATGTGGGACTGATGAGTATGGGACTGCAACTGAGACAAAAGCTAAGGACGAAAATTGTACTCCACAGCAAATTTGTGACAAGTTGTGA
- the LOC126584990 gene encoding probable methionine--tRNA ligase — protein sequence MAKVKLKQALKIAMSVSSEGNTYLQESKFWQLYKQDQASCSLVIKASAGLIYLLACLLEPFMPSFSLKVLKQLNLPTENQFLLCDKDVERARKPLDITCCSQD from the exons ATGGCGAAG GTCAAGCTAAAGCAAGCACTGAAAATTGCAATGAGCGTATCCAGTGAAGGCAATACATATTTACAA GAGAGCAAGTTCTGGCAACTATACAAACAGGATCAAGCTTCCTGCTCTCTTGTCATCAAAGCTTCCGCAGGACTCATTTACCTTCTTGCGTGCTTGCTGGAACCTTTCATGCCTTCATTTTCTCTCAAG GTGCTAAAACAGCTCAATTTGCCAACCGAAAATCAGTTTTTGCTTTGCGATAAGGATGTTGAAAGGGCAAGAAAGCCTTTGGATATTACCTGCTGTTCACAAGATTGA
- the LOC126587100 gene encoding uncharacterized protein LOC126587100 gives MAEITEPLLPPSEIPQTSKPQEPADDFDPKTMRKAKPGLKRLIITVSVLFSFILGIPLIYKSVEIYRAPLPFREIDSLSAEIDSNPLLFPCRFQAIFIGFDWESSITPLESSILTKMTKFTSQTPQCGTCSPNHTVSVVLDSNSSCLQSRTGPCSTKCGAFKAIDFDGTDEAVDEALESVFGRCSGSGSGGEVYSVVVVNREHEVRAVVGKYRHAWIAGRVSEAEAVSRAAEMFAKVFVNGGKEEGLIQGEFMPVGADGMVVLSFNLLNADPRDWVYDWDFQTVDKTLLAPIIEAMKPVANISVESQVLYHTPKSSLSYWDDKWESYIFSTKDLPFFVNSNEWHLDTSIAAGGRSKMLHFVVYIPSEKECPLLLQLPDGEISKTNSFISPMWGGVIVLNPQSCQKDSESNHPAKHTISHQDLQKVFEVFMGQFRQLFGFKSDDVYVGASGTSSLLASERGFTLWELDVLSRMHTCFNLHSCATTLGSLSRLVQSLPRMIIKDEIGKQVKYSLEAAKLAQTNASRGVYDVSAVSSKQARSLAEDAFFHPSIMSVSYYSFEHCFAVYSPFFLPVSIHVLLAALREWRRYKQENKKYLAWKTKVNKAS, from the exons ATGGCAGAAATCACAGAACCTCTCCTCCCTCCCAGCGAAATCCCACAAACATCCAAACCGCAAGAGCCAGCCGATGACTTCGATCCCAAAACGATGCGCAAAGCCAAGCCAGGACTCAAGCGCCTGATCATCACCGTCTCGGTCCTCTTCTCCTTCATCCtag GAATCCCATTGATATACAAATCCGTGGAAATCTACCGCGCGCCGTTGCCGTTTCGGGAAATCGATTCCCTCTCAGCTGAAATTGATTCCAATCCGCTTCTGTTCCCATGTCGTTTCCAAGCAATCTTCATCGGCTTCGACTGGGAATCCTCCATTACCCCTCTGGAatcttccatcctcaccaaaATGACCAAATTTACCTCCCAGACCCCTCAATGCGGCACCTGTAGCCCCAACCACACGGTCTCGGTAGTCCTAGACTCCAATTCCAGCTGTCTGCAATCCCGAACCGGTCCGTGTTCGACGAAATGCGGCGCCTTTAAGGCCATTGATTTCGACGGCACCGATGAGGCGGTGGATGAGGCTCTGGAGTCTGTGTTTGGACGTTGTTCGGGTTCCGGTTCGGGTGGAGAGGTGTATAGTGTGGTGGTGGTGAATAGGGAACATGAGGTGAGAGCAGTGGTGGGGAAGTACAGGCACGCTTGGATTGCCGGCAGGGTTTCGGAGGCGGAGGCGGTGTCGAGGGCGGCGGAGATGTTTGCCAAAGTGTTTGTGAATGGCGGGAAGGAGGAAGGTTTGATTCAGGGGGAGTTTATGCCTGTTGGGGCTGATGGAATGGTTGTTCTTTCGTTTAATTTGCTGAATGCAGACCCTCGTGATTGGGTTTACGATTG GGACTTTCAAACCGTAGACAAGACGTTGTTGGCCCCTATTATCGAGGCTATGAAACCTGTAGCAAACATAAGCGTGGAAAGTCAG GTGTTATATCATACGCCAAAGTCCTCATTGTCTTACTGGGATGACAAGTGGGAGAGCTACATCTTTAGTACCAAGGATCTACCTTTCTTT GTGAATTCAAATGAGTGGCACTTGGATACATCCATTGCAGCTGGTGGGAGGTCAAAGATGTTGCACTTTGTGGT ATATATACCGTCTGAAAAGGAGTGCCCTCTTCTCCTGCAGCTTCCAGATGGAGAGATTTCAAAGACAAATAGCTTTATATCTCCA ATGTGGGGAGGCGTTATTGTTTTGAACCCCCAATCCTGTCAGAAGGATTCAGAAAGTAATCATCCTGCTAAGCATACAATTTCGCATCAG GATCTTCAGAAGGTTTTTGAAGTTTTCATGGGGCAGTTCCGGCAACTTTTTGGTTTTAAATCTGATGACGTATATGTTGGTGCTTCAGGCACATCCAGCCTTTTAGCTAGTGAGAGAGGCTTCACGCTATG GGAATTAGATGTCTTATCGCGGATGCATACGTGTTTTAATCTTCATTCTTGTGCTACAACCCTTGGATCTCTTTCCAGATTG GTCCAATCATTGCCGAGGATGATCATCAAGGATGAGATTGGGAAGCAG GTAAAGTATTCTCTGGAAGCAGCAAAATTGGCTCAAACTAATGCCTCACGCGGTGTTTATGATGTTTCAGCtg TATCTTCTAAGCAAGCAAGATCTCTAGCAGAGGATGCCTTCTTTCATCCATCAATTATGTCCGTTAGCTACTATTCATTCGAGCACTGCTTTGCCGTCTATTCG CCCTTCTTCCTGCCAGTTTCAATACACGTTCTCCTAGCAGCTCTACGAGAATGGAGaagatacaagcaagaaaatAAGAAGTACTTAGCATGGAAGACCAAAGTGAACAAAGCATCTTGA